A stretch of DNA from Allomeiothermus silvanus DSM 9946:
GAGGTGTTCTTGTGTTTGTAGGCCGTAGGCACTATCACAGTATAGCACACCTGCCGCCCACCATGCGATGTGCCCCTGCGGGGCACATGGGGGAGTCCATGTATCCCATCCCTGAAGGGAAGGGTTTTATAGCTCCCCCACACCCCCTCGCTTCTATAAGATTGCTCCTAGCACCCAGCCCCAACGTTTCCCCTTGGGTTTACGAAAAGCGAAAACCAACAACCCTATGAAAACGATTGGCCATAAAAGGTATAGCATATCTCCCTCCAAAGCTTCACCTAATCTATTTTGAATTTACATCAATGTTCGTCCAACTTAGGGTCATTTGCCATTCAGCGTTTCAATCCTCACTCGAGCTTTCGCCCGAGCGCAACTACATTTTCCGCACCAGGGTAGCTGCCACCCCAAGGACGCGGTCGTTATCGGTAAGAGGAACCGGCGGGTGGTCGGGGTTATCAGAGTAGAGGTACCAGGAACCGTTGTAGCGCTGTAACCGCTTGACGATGACCCCATCCCAGTGGACATGCACCGCCACGATGCGCCCCGGCTCGACTGCTCCCCCGGTCCAGAACACCACCACGTCCCCGTCCTTGAGCGTGGGCTGCATGGAATCCCCACCGACCCGCACAGCGAACAGTTCAGACTCCGGCTTGCCTTTGAGGTCCGGGATGTGGAGAGTGATGTATTCGGCGTTTTCATTCCACATCGGCGGCCCGGCTCCGGCATCTACGACGGGGATACGATACCGCGTCACCGGAATGGTAGCAGTGATTTCCGACCCGGGGAGCTGGATGCCTGTCTCCTGGGAAAACTCCTCGGGAGTCCATTGGAGAACATCCAAAATGCGCTCGAGGGTTGTGGGCTCCTTATATGCTAAATAACGAACCATTGTGTCTACACTAGGGAGAAAACGCGCTCCTGCCCACCCCGGGCTTTTACCTACTCGCTTAGAAAATTCAGCTTGACTAATATCTAGTTGTTTCAAACGAGCCTTGATCGCTTCTGCGGCTTCTATTATTGCCACCATACCCCCTCCAGTCAAATACCTTTGGTATTAGGGTAGCAAATAAATAACTACTAGTGGTATTGACGCAGCGATTCGTATCGACTACAATGTGTAGCGATGATAGGTGAACGCCTAAAAGCTCTTCGAGAGGCACGGCAGATGTCACAGTACGATCTGGCCCGTGCTGCGCATGTCAGCCAAGGGCTAATCTGGCAAATTGAGGCCAACCGTAAAAATCCTGGCTTGAAAACGCTATTGCGGCTAGCAAACGCCCTATCTGTATCTCCTGACCAACTACTACCTGTAGTATCTCATGTAGGACAGGAGGCCCCCCGATGACTGACCCCACCCTCATCTGGCAAGTAGCCGAATCCCTCGGCTTTGGCCGCCGTGTGACCTACACCCCGGATGAGGTAGCAGCCATTTTGCGCATGGGCCGCAGGCAAACCTACGAGCAGATTCGCTCGGGGCATATCCGGGCTGTCCGCAACGGTAGCCGCTGGCTCGTACCAGTCAACGCCATTGCGGAATTCGTTGGGGCAGGGCGGGAGGCCATCTCCCGATGAAATGTCCCCCGCTAGCGGGCGGGGGAGGAAGGAGGAGAAAACAATGTACAGGGACAGTATAGCACAACTCGAACGGGCCAGGGCAGAGCTGGCCGAGATGGGCAACCCATACGCCTACCCCGTGCGGGATTGGATAGACGATCATCTGCGGCATCTGGCCCTGCAGCGTTATCAAGCGCTGCAGGAGGAGGTCGCGGCGATTGAGCGGCGGTTGGATAGGGAGGTGGCGTGATGCCTAGCCCTATGCGGCGCCTCGAGAAGGCCCTACGGATCGCTTTGGGCCGGGCGCACGGCGGCGATGCTGCATACGCCGTGCAAGTAATCGAAACCCTCGAGACCGACGCCGAAGCCCCCGACTACGCCCCCCGCCCCTATCAGGGGTGGCGGGATGCCCGGCGGCTCATCAACGAGATTGAAGCCCTCGAGCGCTCAGAGGGGGTTGAGCACGTCCGCATCAAGCGCCGGGTTCCATCGGCCTACCGAACCGGAGAGTTTTATGTCTAAGCGCAGATTCGACTGGCCTGCTTTCTTCGCGGCCTTCTTTCTGGCCCTCATCGCCTGGGGGATCGCCTTCGGCATCCCCTGGGGCCTGGATTGGATGGATCGGAGGCTGCCCTGATGTGGTGGCCCGACGACCTCCGCGATTTCCGCCGTTTCCGCGCGGTGTATGGCGCGGGGCAGTTCCGCTGGGGTAGCCCCGCCACCACCCCGGCCAAACGACCAGGGGAGACCAACACCTGCCAGACCTGGACCGAGCGGCAGGTGTTGCGGCTGGCGCGGCTGGGGGAGCTTGATTCTGATCGGCCAATCGCGGCGAGCGCCGCTGGCAATGTGTAGCCCCAAGGGGGCAAAAGGAGTGTGTGTATGCCGTTTGTGATGGAAAAACCGCAACAAAATGACTTTGGCACTGAAAGCGTGGTCTTCCCCCCCAACACCCCACTCGAGTTCACCCTGGAGAAGATCGAGGCTGGGCTTTACGAGCCCTTCAAGCCCGACGGTAGCCGGGATCAGCCTTATCCCCATTTCCGCTTCACCTACAAGGACGCTGAAGGAGACATCTACCAGACTCAGCCGATGCGTTTTCCTCGAGCGTTCCAGTTCAACGAAAAGGCCGGCTTTTGGAGGCATATAGGGGCCCTTTTTGGCCGCCCACTCACCGAAGAGGACGCTGGAGCTGTGGAGATCGATCTAGGGCCGGGCTTCGACACCTGGGAGGACGTGCTATCCCGAGATAAGATGCCTAACTTGTTTGCCAAAAAAGACGAGGTGCGCCCGCTCCAGGTTAGGAGCATCAAGGTCCACGGCAAGGAACTGATCAGCTCCGATAGCAAGGTGCTTTTGATGTTCTCCACACAAAAGAAAAAAGACAAAGACGGCAAGCCCAAGCGTGACAGCAACGGGGATGAGATCGAGTACAGCAAGCTCGAAAGCGTATTTCCGATTTCCAGTGGTGAGAGCGGCAAGAAGAAGCGCCCCGTTTAGGAATCCCGCAAGCCCCTACCCGGAATCCTGGGTAGGGGCTTCTTGACGCTCGAGGGGACAACTATGGACCACAGCAAACTCACCAAACTCACTGGGGTGGGACCCGCCTTGGCCGAGCGGATCGCCAATCACTTTGGGAGTGAAGCCGAAGCCCTGGCGGCCTTGTCTGAAAATCCCTATCGGCTGATGGAAGTAGAAGGCATCGGTTTTCGCCGGGCTGACTGCATTGCCCAGGCGCATTTTGGGATTTCCCCTGATGACCCTATCCGGCACGGCTACGGCAACGACTGGGTTTTGCGGCAAGCCGGGGGGCGGATGCCCCTCGACCTCTACCAGGCCAGACGAATGGAGATCGGACTCTTTGATCGTCGGTACGAGCTATGGGGAGCTTTTTGTGACATCCTCCTAGAACCTGATTTGCAAGATTCCCCGGAGTTTGCGCAGTACGTTTGGCTAGAGCCCGAGCTTAGGGCCGAACAAAGTTTGGCCCGCTTTTTGGTAAAGGCGACGCGACCAACCACTAACCCTTTTATCATGCCTAACGGCATTCCTACTTATCTAAACGAGGCTCAGGTAAATGCGGTATTGAAGATGTCCTGCCCCGGATTTGTCCCCGCTCTTTGCGTCACGGGCGGGGCAGGGACGGGTAAGACCACGGTGATCGCTGAGGCAGTGAGGCGGTTAGGGGCCGGGGCAGCAAGAATCATGACGTTTACGGGAAAGGCCGCCCAGCGGGTTAGGCAGGCACTCGCTGGGCGTGGTTGTGAGGATTTTGCCGAAGTCAGCACGCTGCATCGCGGATTGGATTACAAACCCGGGGAGGGATTCCGCAGGGAACGCTTTACGGAGTCCGTTGTAATCATCGACGAAGCCAGCATGGTGCCCAATTGGCTGCTGGCCCAGGTAGTGACGCGGCTAGAGCCCTTGGCAACGCTGGTGCTAGTCGGCGACGTGGCTCAGTTGCCGCCAATAGACGCCGGGTTCCCCTTCAAAGACTTTATCGACGCTGGGGTTCACACCGTAACTCTGACCCAAAACTACCGCCAGGAAAACCAGCGGGAAATTTTTGAGCTGGCCGAAGCAGTACGAACTCGAGCCCTCCAGCCCCCACCTTTGCATGCCTCGATCTGCGCCACCAATCTTTCCGCCTACGAGTTCAACTACTGGTGTGAAGCCTTGCTCGACCCAGATCAGCTACCCCCTTTGCTGGACTGGCAAGCCATCACGTACAGAAACGCTGACCGCGAGCGGATCAACCTGGAGTTGCAAAAAATATTCAACCCCCACGGGGGGAAAGCTTTCGAGTACTGGCCCCGCGCCCTCCCCAAGGAAGAACGAAAGCCGATCACGGTAAAGACGGGGGACAAAATCGCGGTGCGGGCAAATGTTTACTCCCTGGAGGTGATGAACGGTCAGACCGGGATCGTCCGGGATGTTAAGCTCGACCGCGAAACCTACGAACCGGTTTCGGTAATTGTAGAAATTGAAGGACGAAGTGTAGAAGTTCCGTTGGAACTGGCTCCAGATCTCCTCGAGTTGGGCTATTGCATCACCACTCACAAGGCCCAGGGGTCGGGGTGGAAGGAGGTGTTTATCTTGCAGCCGGGGGCAGTTGGGTTTGACTCCCGGCGCTGGTGGTATACGGCGATCTCGCGAGCTGAGGAACAGCTCGCAATCCTCACTCAAATGGGAACCAGGACCTGGTGGGCCAATGCCACCAAGCCTATGCCCTTCGAGCCGAGCAGCTTGCTCGCGCGGTTCCAGCGTTACGCCTCCCAGCCGGTGGGGGTTCGTTGATGCCTGGGGCCATGGATACCCACAGCTTCCGCCGTCGTCTGGCTGAGGCCATGAGCGAGGCGGAAATCCAGCAAGGGATTGTGAGGTACCTACGGGCTACGGGCTGGGTAGTACTGGAGATCAAAGGCAACGCCAAGCGGGGTGGGACGGTATTTCAGACTAAGGGGATCCCTGACCTCTATGCCGCACGAAAGGGACGCAGCTTGTGGCTCGAGGTCAAACGGCCCGGCCAGAGGCCGCGCCCCGAGCAAGAAGCGCTCCATGAACGTTTGCGCCAGGAAGGGTGCGAGGTGCACGTCATAGACGGGATCGAAGCGCTGGAGAAGCTGTTATGACCGGAATTTTAACTCCTCCTACCACCTACGCCTTTTTCCAACACCTCAGGCTTCCGGAGGAGCGCGGGTTTTTGGAGTTTCGCGCTTTGCCTTCTAAAAAGCAGAGTTGGCAAGAGTGGCCCCCGCCCGAGAATTTTGATGGGCTTTATGAGTTTCCTCGCGAAGAGATCTACTTCGGAGTTCTCTTGCGCGATACCCGCAAGGGCAACGCCGCCCACGTACGGCGAGGCAGTGTTGCCTGGCTCGAGCTGGATTTAGCAGGGAGCCTTTACCTTCCCGATTGGGACAAGAAGAGCGTGAAACAGGCACCCCCCGAGATCCTTCGCCGGAGCGCGGAGCAGCTTTGGGCGGACCTGGAACTCGAAGCTCGAGAGCTGGGACTACCCCCGCTGGCCGCCGTGTATAGCGGGCAGGGGCTACATGTGTACTGGGGGCTGGACACTCCCCAGGAGGGGAAGTGGTTGGAGGGGCTCAACAAAAGCTTGATCAAGCTGTTTCGCTCCTATAACCCCGAGGAGTCCGCCTTCGACCGCGCCAGAATCCTGCGGGTTCCCGGTACGTGCCACAGTAAAAACCCTCAGCGCCCACTGCCGGTCGAGCTACTGTACCTAGGCGACGAGCGCCTCCCGCGAGAACGGCTAGAGGCGATTCTGCAGGTCGAGGATCCTCCAGCACTCCCCCCGTCGCTGGAACGGGCCATGCGAGCCGGGCTCTCCCCCTGGGAGCCCTCCGAGCACGATTTACGACTACTGGTGGAGCACTGGCATGTCGGTGAGCGTAACCAAAAGGCCATGGCCTTTGGTGGATGGTGCGCCTCCCACGGGGTGCCGGAGAAGGTGGCGCTGGATTTGGTAGAGCGGATTTGCCGCGAGGCAGGGGATGAGGAGCCCGCCAACCGCCGCAGCGCGGTGGCCAACAGCTACCGCCGATATCAGCAGGGGCTGTCGATTCTGGGGTTTTCCAGTTTGCGTAAGCTGGTGCCTGGCCTGGAGGGGAAAGGCCGAGTGAGCCTGGGAATGCTTTCCGCCTCCGAAAGCGAGGCCCTGGAAGGCGCCGTCCCTGGCGAGAGCCTATCCCTCCCTCCCGAGTACCGCCTGGACGAGGCGGGGCGGCTGGTAAAGGTCGAAGTACGCAGCACCCGTTGGGGGATCGTGGAGGACATAGAGCTACTGGCCCCCCGCCCCATTGGGGTGCGCGAGGTGTACACCGACCTGGCCACCGGCGAAAAGCATTTGCGGCTGTTCTGGCCCGACCTGGATGGCACGGTGGTAGAGCGGCTGGTACCGATGGGGGAGGCCATGACCCGGCAAGGGCTGTTACGTTTGGCCGCCCAGGGGTTGCCGGTGGACGAACCCAATGCTGCCCAGCTATCGCGCTTTTTACAGATGTACCTCTCCCACAACCGCTGGGCACTACCGCACCGGCGAGTCACCTCGCACCTGGGCTGGCAGGGAAAAACGTTCATTTTACCCGGCGGCGATGTAGAGGTGCTGGAGGTAGATTCCGAGCCTTGGCGCCCAAGGGGCAATCTAGAAGGGTGGCTGGAGGGCCTGAGAGCCCTTCTAAGCTGGGGGGTGACCCCGGCCCTTATCGCAGCAGCCCTCAGTGCGACGGCGCCCCTGGTGCGAGGCGCGCGGCTGGTCAAGAACCCCATCCTGGCGCTATCCACCACCAGCCATTCGGGGAAGACCACGGCGGTGTACTTCG
This window harbors:
- a CDS encoding S24 family peptidase; the protein is MTRYRIPVVDAGAGPPMWNENAEYITLHIPDLKGKPESELFAVRVGGDSMQPTLKDGDVVVFWTGGAVEPGRIVAVHVHWDGVIVKRLQRYNGSWYLYSDNPDHPPVPLTDNDRVLGVAATLVRKM
- a CDS encoding helix-turn-helix domain-containing protein, coding for MIGERLKALREARQMSQYDLARAAHVSQGLIWQIEANRKNPGLKTLLRLANALSVSPDQLLPVVSHVGQEAPR
- a CDS encoding helix-turn-helix domain-containing protein, encoding MTDPTLIWQVAESLGFGRRVTYTPDEVAAILRMGRRQTYEQIRSGHIRAVRNGSRWLVPVNAIAEFVGAGREAISR
- a CDS encoding AAA family ATPase; this translates as MDHSKLTKLTGVGPALAERIANHFGSEAEALAALSENPYRLMEVEGIGFRRADCIAQAHFGISPDDPIRHGYGNDWVLRQAGGRMPLDLYQARRMEIGLFDRRYELWGAFCDILLEPDLQDSPEFAQYVWLEPELRAEQSLARFLVKATRPTTNPFIMPNGIPTYLNEAQVNAVLKMSCPGFVPALCVTGGAGTGKTTVIAEAVRRLGAGAARIMTFTGKAAQRVRQALAGRGCEDFAEVSTLHRGLDYKPGEGFRRERFTESVVIIDEASMVPNWLLAQVVTRLEPLATLVLVGDVAQLPPIDAGFPFKDFIDAGVHTVTLTQNYRQENQREIFELAEAVRTRALQPPPLHASICATNLSAYEFNYWCEALLDPDQLPPLLDWQAITYRNADRERINLELQKIFNPHGGKAFEYWPRALPKEERKPITVKTGDKIAVRANVYSLEVMNGQTGIVRDVKLDRETYEPVSVIVEIEGRSVEVPLELAPDLLELGYCITTHKAQGSGWKEVFILQPGAVGFDSRRWWYTAISRAEEQLAILTQMGTRTWWANATKPMPFEPSSLLARFQRYASQPVGVR
- a CDS encoding VRR-NUC domain-containing protein, which produces MPGAMDTHSFRRRLAEAMSEAEIQQGIVRYLRATGWVVLEIKGNAKRGGTVFQTKGIPDLYAARKGRSLWLEVKRPGQRPRPEQEALHERLRQEGCEVHVIDGIEALEKLL
- a CDS encoding DUF927 domain-containing protein; the encoded protein is MTGILTPPTTYAFFQHLRLPEERGFLEFRALPSKKQSWQEWPPPENFDGLYEFPREEIYFGVLLRDTRKGNAAHVRRGSVAWLELDLAGSLYLPDWDKKSVKQAPPEILRRSAEQLWADLELEARELGLPPLAAVYSGQGLHVYWGLDTPQEGKWLEGLNKSLIKLFRSYNPEESAFDRARILRVPGTCHSKNPQRPLPVELLYLGDERLPRERLEAILQVEDPPALPPSLERAMRAGLSPWEPSEHDLRLLVEHWHVGERNQKAMAFGGWCASHGVPEKVALDLVERICREAGDEEPANRRSAVANSYRRYQQGLSILGFSSLRKLVPGLEGKGRVSLGMLSASESEALEGAVPGESLSLPPEYRLDEAGRLVKVEVRSTRWGIVEDIELLAPRPIGVREVYTDLATGEKHLRLFWPDLDGTVVERLVPMGEAMTRQGLLRLAAQGLPVDEPNAAQLSRFLQMYLSHNRWALPHRRVTSHLGWQGKTFILPGGDVEVLEVDSEPWRPRGNLEGWLEGLRALLSWGVTPALIAAALSATAPLVRGARLVKNPILALSTTSHSGKTTAVYFALSIWGSPEYNETLYLEDATVNGLMGRMMARQDLPLGLDDLQRYDDRKVGELVHLLSGGAEKARLKRDGSERPARRWRGVALLTGEVSALRETLGSGAVNRMVELDDYPLGVGKGPEGAERSRILREAAQHWGQARTPLVELYADLNVREVIDALGRLALEAGAPADMTDLCGLVGLGVQILQVLGGWEGESQDEAAVTYLARNLVELRERHGSLAGRAMEALRDFLRSYAGAGDQPTDEIRVREELQAFYKGGSWFINPNGQEVERVMRRYGGLEVHLPEWARAGWIEVEQVEGKRRYKPLVRYKGERYRWVAVPLLDHAEDADDC